From Microbacterium invictum, the proteins below share one genomic window:
- a CDS encoding helix-hairpin-helix domain-containing protein → MSGPSEPRRARRRLGVGAAIVVVLAAVAVTIVVGLVRTTAASVEEVPAPDVAVHDAVIYVHVSGAVLSPGLYRLADGSRVVDVIAAAGGFADDADPAAVNLARLLTDGEQLHVGIAGESPAAPAAGDGRIDLNAADAGALETLPGIGPALAGRILAWREENGRFTSVDDLLAVPGIGEKVLAALRELVRV, encoded by the coding sequence GTGAGCGGACCTTCCGAGCCTCGACGTGCACGCCGCCGACTGGGTGTGGGCGCCGCGATCGTCGTCGTCCTGGCTGCGGTGGCGGTCACCATCGTGGTCGGGCTGGTGCGCACGACGGCGGCGTCCGTCGAAGAGGTCCCGGCACCCGACGTGGCAGTGCACGATGCCGTGATCTACGTGCATGTCTCGGGTGCCGTGCTCAGTCCGGGGCTGTACCGCCTGGCCGACGGGTCGCGCGTGGTCGACGTCATCGCCGCGGCCGGCGGGTTCGCCGACGACGCCGATCCGGCTGCCGTCAACCTTGCGCGGCTGCTGACGGACGGCGAGCAGCTCCACGTCGGCATCGCGGGGGAGTCGCCGGCAGCTCCCGCCGCCGGCGACGGGCGGATCGACCTGAACGCGGCCGATGCCGGTGCGCTCGAGACTCTCCCCGGCATCGGTCCGGCACTGGCCGGGCGGATCCTCGCGTGGCGTGAGGAGAACGGCCGGTTCACAAGCGTCGACGACCTTCTCGCCGTGCCGGGCATCGGCGAGAAGGTGCTCGCCGCGCTGCGCGAACTGGTGCGGGTGTGA
- the nadD gene encoding nicotinate-nucleotide adenylyltransferase — MPDTRPPRIGVMGGTFDPIHHGHLVAASEVAQSFDLDEVVFVPTGVPYQKRDVTESEHRYLMTVIATASNPQFTVSRVDIDRTGATYTIDTLRDLAKIYPGAELFFISGADAVAQILSWRDHDELWDMAHFVAVSRPGHVLSTAGLPKDNVSLLEIPALAISSTDCRDRVHRGHPVWYLVPDGVVQYIAKHHLYRSEA; from the coding sequence ATGCCAGACACGCGCCCTCCGCGGATCGGGGTGATGGGCGGAACCTTCGACCCCATTCACCACGGCCACCTGGTCGCCGCGAGCGAGGTCGCCCAGTCGTTCGACCTCGACGAGGTCGTGTTCGTGCCCACCGGGGTGCCGTACCAGAAGCGGGACGTCACCGAGAGCGAGCATCGCTACCTCATGACGGTGATCGCCACGGCATCCAACCCCCAGTTCACGGTCAGCCGCGTCGACATCGACCGCACGGGGGCGACGTACACGATCGACACACTGCGCGATCTGGCGAAGATATATCCCGGGGCCGAGCTCTTCTTCATCTCCGGTGCAGACGCCGTCGCGCAGATTCTCAGCTGGAGGGACCATGATGAGCTCTGGGATATGGCACACTTCGTCGCCGTCTCCCGCCCCGGCCACGTGCTCAGCACAGCCGGACTGCCCAAGGACAATGTGAGTCTGCTCGAGATCCCCGCATTGGCGATCTCGTCGACGGACTGCCGGGACCGAGTGCATCGGGGACACCCCGTCTGGTATCTCGTCCCCGACGGCGTCGTCCAATACATTGCTAAGCATCATCTCTATCGGAGCGAGGCATGA
- a CDS encoding SOS response-associated peptidase — MCGRFVVANVGSELVGVLRVDVEGDDLPGPSFNVAPTDRAAIVLDSIKTEPPTRRLESARWGLVPSWAKDPSTGARAINARAEEVEDKPMFRQALIKRRAVIPASGYYEWKTHEGVKTPHYIHPADGSPLLFAGLYEWWKDPAKADDDPARWLLSFTILTRDAVGSLGSIHDRMPLFVDSDYADAWLDPTTDNVGDVLDAAIDAAPALADTLDAYVVGTAVGNVRNNSPELIEPAE; from the coding sequence ATGTGCGGACGCTTCGTCGTGGCAAATGTCGGTTCCGAGCTGGTCGGCGTGCTGCGCGTCGATGTCGAGGGCGATGACCTCCCCGGGCCGTCGTTCAATGTCGCGCCAACCGATCGTGCCGCGATCGTCCTGGACTCGATCAAGACCGAGCCGCCGACCCGTCGACTGGAGTCCGCGCGGTGGGGTCTGGTGCCTTCGTGGGCGAAGGACCCATCGACTGGCGCGCGGGCCATCAACGCGCGTGCCGAGGAGGTCGAGGACAAGCCGATGTTCCGGCAGGCGCTCATCAAGCGACGCGCCGTCATCCCGGCATCCGGGTACTACGAGTGGAAGACTCACGAGGGCGTCAAGACTCCGCACTACATCCACCCCGCCGACGGCTCGCCGCTGCTGTTCGCCGGACTCTACGAGTGGTGGAAGGACCCGGCCAAGGCCGACGACGACCCGGCGCGCTGGCTGCTGAGCTTCACGATCCTGACCCGTGACGCGGTGGGGTCGCTCGGCTCGATCCATGACCGGATGCCGCTGTTCGTCGACTCGGACTACGCCGACGCCTGGCTCGACCCGACGACGGACAACGTCGGCGATGTGCTGGATGCCGCGATCGATGCCGCACCGGCGCTGGCCGACACGCTGGACGCGTACGTCGTCGGCACGGCGGTCGGCAACGTCCGCAACAACTCGCCGGAACTCATCGAACCTGCGGAGTGA
- a CDS encoding chorismate-binding protein, with the protein MPPFLAARALDAWADPESVYLGGPAAAPHSFWLDAGPDATDGWSWVGEGTPGPGPLHVQFPRGQQAMDAADAPPGPFHGGWVGWLGYDTAAGRAGAPATAEPTGADLWLAVDRFVAFDHAARRVWAIAPAEDLDHHTARVTRWASAPAAAAPVGHAGLRTVTARHSAAEYAALIERCRDAIRAGDAYQLCLTTRFEVTASGPLDPVAAFLTLRRHTPSHHGGLVRSGPVALASASPERFLQIADGIVRTHPIKGTRPRGDDPASDAALAGELLASPKERAENVMIVDLMRNDLQRVCTPGTVATEALLQVESYPAVHQLVSSVGGRLSPGIHFADIVAAAFPAGSMTGAPKLSAMTILHGLERGPRGVFAGTFGWVGADGAADLAMVIRSIVTHPGGAYVGAGGGITWGSDAAAEVAEVALKARAPLAALGAGLPPGW; encoded by the coding sequence GTGCCTCCCTTTCTCGCCGCGCGCGCCCTCGACGCCTGGGCCGACCCGGAATCCGTCTACCTGGGCGGGCCGGCGGCCGCGCCGCACAGCTTCTGGCTCGACGCCGGACCGGACGCAACCGACGGCTGGAGCTGGGTGGGCGAAGGCACCCCCGGGCCCGGACCGCTGCACGTGCAGTTCCCGCGGGGGCAGCAGGCGATGGATGCCGCTGACGCGCCGCCCGGGCCGTTCCACGGCGGCTGGGTGGGCTGGCTCGGATACGACACCGCCGCCGGCCGGGCCGGCGCGCCCGCCACCGCCGAGCCCACCGGCGCTGATCTGTGGCTGGCGGTGGACCGGTTCGTCGCATTCGACCACGCCGCACGCCGGGTCTGGGCGATCGCACCGGCCGAGGACCTGGACCACCACACCGCACGTGTGACCCGGTGGGCGTCGGCACCCGCCGCCGCCGCACCGGTCGGTCACGCCGGCCTCCGCACGGTCACCGCTCGCCACTCCGCCGCCGAGTACGCGGCCCTCATCGAGCGGTGCCGCGACGCGATCCGGGCCGGTGATGCCTACCAGCTGTGCTTGACCACGCGGTTCGAGGTGACGGCATCCGGCCCCCTCGACCCGGTCGCCGCCTTCCTGACGCTGCGGCGGCACACGCCCAGCCATCACGGAGGGCTCGTGCGCAGCGGGCCGGTCGCGCTCGCCTCCGCGAGCCCCGAGCGTTTCCTCCAGATCGCCGACGGCATCGTGCGCACCCATCCCATCAAGGGGACGCGGCCACGCGGCGACGATCCGGCCTCCGACGCGGCCCTCGCCGGTGAGCTGCTGGCCAGCCCCAAGGAGCGCGCCGAGAACGTCATGATCGTCGACCTGATGCGCAACGATCTGCAGCGGGTCTGCACCCCCGGGACGGTGGCGACCGAGGCGCTGCTGCAGGTCGAGTCGTATCCCGCCGTGCACCAGCTCGTCAGCTCGGTCGGCGGCCGCCTCAGCCCCGGCATCCACTTCGCCGACATCGTCGCGGCGGCGTTCCCCGCCGGCAGCATGACCGGCGCGCCGAAGCTCTCGGCCATGACGATCCTGCACGGACTCGAGCGGGGTCCGCGCGGGGTGTTCGCCGGGACGTTCGGATGGGTGGGCGCCGACGGTGCGGCCGACCTCGCGATGGTCATCCGCTCGATCGTGACCCATCCCGGCGGCGCGTACGTCGGCGCCGGGGGAGGGATCACATGGGGGTCGGATGCCGCTGCCGAAGTGGCCGAGGTCGCACTCAAGGCCCGTGCACCACTGGCGGCGCTGGGCGCGGGACTGCCGCCGGGCTGGTGA
- the leuS gene encoding leucine--tRNA ligase produces the protein MTAAEGDAFDPYAIQQKWQARWAESDPFRAGDADDTRPRKYVLGMFPYPSGDLHMGHAESYAYVDVVARFWRHRGYNVLNPIGWDSFGLPAENAAIQRGADPREWTYANIAQHKKSFREYGSSYDWSRILHTSDPDYYRWNQWLFLELYKRDLAYRKDSPVNWCPNDQTVLANEQVVDGHCERCGAEVVKKKLTQWYFKITDYADRLLDDLNQLEGFWPSKVIRMQRNWIGRSVGADIDFEIEGRDEKVTVFSTRPDTLHGATFFVVAPDSDLAAELAAGASAEVRMRFQDYLDSVGRQSEIERQSTDRPKTGVFLERFAVNPINGERLPIWAADYVLADYGHGAVMAVPAHDQRDLDFARAFDLPVKVVVDTTAPVTGAISVIEVDDDGVPIDPAGEAPDLTALDPAVTGTALTGEGRLINSGSLDGLSKRNAIARSIEQLESLGTGRAAKSYRLRDWLISRQRFWGTPIPMIHTQDGRIVPVPDEQLPLTLPDAQGLDLAPKGTSPLGGAAEWMQTTDPETGEPALRDPDTMDTFVDSSWYFLRFLSPGDETEAFSTAQADRWAPVDSYIGGVEHAILHLLYARFITKVLFDMGLIDFTEPFSSLINQGMVLLDGSKMSKSKGNLVEFAASMVDPGADAVRVAIAFAGPVEDDINWEDVSTTGAQKFLARAWRVAHDVTSSPDAVWAEGDTALRRVTHRVWADVPGLVEQTKFNVVVARLMELVNATRKVIDTGAGPADPAVREAAEATAMVLDLFAPHMAEEMWEMLGYEPFVGLVPWRQPDATLLVDETLTAVVQIDGKVRSTLTVPARISAAELEALARSDEKVLRSLSGREIARAVVRAPKVVSFTTA, from the coding sequence GTGACCGCAGCCGAAGGCGATGCCTTCGACCCGTATGCCATCCAGCAGAAGTGGCAGGCGCGCTGGGCTGAGTCCGACCCATTCCGCGCGGGTGACGCCGACGACACCCGACCGCGCAAGTACGTCCTGGGCATGTTCCCGTACCCCTCGGGCGACCTGCACATGGGACACGCGGAGAGCTACGCATACGTCGACGTCGTCGCCCGGTTCTGGCGCCACCGCGGGTACAACGTGCTCAACCCCATCGGGTGGGACTCGTTCGGCCTGCCCGCCGAGAACGCCGCCATCCAGCGCGGCGCCGACCCGCGCGAATGGACCTACGCGAACATCGCGCAGCACAAGAAGAGCTTCCGCGAGTACGGCTCGTCGTACGACTGGTCGCGCATCCTCCACACGAGCGACCCCGACTACTACCGCTGGAACCAGTGGCTGTTCCTCGAGCTCTACAAGCGCGACCTCGCCTACCGCAAGGACAGCCCCGTCAACTGGTGCCCCAATGACCAGACGGTGCTCGCCAACGAGCAGGTCGTCGACGGCCACTGCGAACGCTGCGGTGCCGAGGTGGTCAAGAAGAAGCTCACCCAGTGGTATTTCAAGATCACCGACTACGCCGACCGTCTGCTCGACGATCTGAACCAGCTCGAGGGGTTCTGGCCGTCGAAGGTGATCCGGATGCAGCGCAATTGGATCGGCCGTTCGGTCGGCGCCGACATCGACTTCGAGATCGAGGGGCGCGACGAGAAGGTGACCGTGTTCTCGACGCGGCCCGACACCTTGCACGGGGCGACGTTCTTCGTCGTGGCCCCCGACAGCGACCTGGCCGCCGAGCTGGCCGCCGGTGCGTCGGCGGAGGTGCGGATGCGCTTCCAGGACTACCTCGACAGCGTCGGCCGTCAGAGCGAGATCGAGCGGCAGAGCACCGACCGTCCCAAGACGGGTGTCTTCCTCGAGCGCTTCGCGGTGAACCCGATCAACGGCGAACGGCTGCCGATCTGGGCCGCCGACTACGTGCTGGCCGACTACGGTCACGGTGCCGTCATGGCGGTGCCCGCCCACGATCAGCGCGACCTCGACTTCGCCCGCGCCTTCGATCTGCCCGTGAAGGTCGTCGTCGACACGACGGCACCGGTCACCGGCGCCATCTCGGTCATCGAGGTCGACGACGACGGCGTGCCGATCGATCCGGCCGGCGAAGCGCCGGATCTGACCGCGCTCGACCCTGCCGTGACCGGCACCGCGCTGACCGGCGAGGGCCGCCTGATCAACTCCGGCTCGCTCGACGGACTCAGCAAGCGCAACGCGATCGCGCGCAGCATCGAGCAGCTCGAATCGCTCGGCACCGGCCGCGCGGCCAAGTCGTACCGCCTGCGCGACTGGCTCATCTCGCGTCAGCGCTTCTGGGGGACGCCGATCCCGATGATCCACACGCAGGACGGGCGCATCGTCCCCGTCCCGGACGAGCAGCTCCCACTCACCCTCCCCGACGCGCAGGGGCTCGACCTTGCGCCGAAGGGGACCTCGCCCCTGGGCGGAGCGGCCGAGTGGATGCAGACCACCGACCCCGAGACCGGCGAGCCGGCTCTGCGCGACCCCGACACGATGGACACGTTCGTCGACAGCTCGTGGTACTTCCTGCGCTTCCTGTCGCCCGGCGATGAGACCGAGGCGTTCTCGACCGCCCAGGCCGACAGGTGGGCCCCGGTCGATTCGTACATCGGCGGGGTCGAGCACGCCATCCTCCACCTCCTGTACGCGCGCTTCATCACCAAGGTCCTCTTCGACATGGGACTGATCGACTTCACCGAGCCGTTCTCGAGCCTCATCAACCAGGGCATGGTGCTGCTGGACGGCTCGAAGATGTCCAAGAGCAAGGGCAACCTCGTCGAGTTCGCCGCGAGCATGGTCGACCCGGGCGCGGACGCGGTCCGTGTCGCGATCGCGTTCGCAGGACCGGTCGAGGATGACATCAACTGGGAGGACGTCTCCACGACCGGCGCGCAGAAGTTCCTCGCCCGCGCGTGGCGGGTCGCCCACGACGTGACGAGCAGCCCCGACGCGGTCTGGGCAGAGGGCGACACGGCGCTGCGCCGCGTCACCCACCGGGTGTGGGCCGACGTGCCCGGACTGGTCGAGCAGACCAAGTTCAACGTCGTCGTGGCCCGGCTCATGGAGCTCGTGAACGCCACCCGCAAGGTCATCGACACCGGCGCCGGTCCGGCCGATCCCGCCGTCCGCGAAGCGGCCGAGGCGACGGCGATGGTGCTCGATCTGTTCGCCCCGCACATGGCCGAGGAGATGTGGGAGATGCTCGGCTACGAGCCCTTCGTGGGACTCGTGCCGTGGCGTCAGCCCGACGCCACCCTGCTGGTGGACGAGACGCTGACGGCGGTCGTGCAGATCGACGGCAAGGTGCGTTCCACGCTGACCGTTCCGGCCCGCATCTCCGCTGCCGAGCTCGAAGCGCTCGCCCGCAGCGACGAGAAGGTGCTGCGATCGCTGAGCGGCCGTGAGATCGCGCGCGCGGTCGTGCGGGCTCCGAAGGTCGTGAGCTTCACCACCGCGTAG
- a CDS encoding App1 family protein — translation MSSSPEPDTKVLWLARLEYRLHAWRERRARRRGHQPTVAAFPGYGGEDWVRVLGRVLIVPPVRTRRSGKEIGVRGWRSFAAVPVGFAQVSVTVDGITHEVVSDRGGVIDTVLPAKLAPGWQTLTMTVEGSDPIETRVFIVASDTRFGVVCDVDDTVMVTALPRPLVAAWNSFVVNEHARQPVPGMAVLLEGLVRDNPGAPVVYLSTGAWNIAPTLERFLGRHLFPLGAMLLTDWGPTHDRWFRSGRAHKHENLRRLAHEFPQVKWLLIGDDGQHDDDLYTSFTVDFPEHVTAVAIRRLSPAEAVLAGGRTAVDDHSAATVPWVTGDDGAALRDRLGEVGVLPPS, via the coding sequence ATGTCCTCCTCCCCCGAACCGGACACGAAGGTGCTCTGGCTCGCGCGCCTCGAGTACCGGCTGCATGCCTGGCGTGAGCGTCGCGCGCGCCGCCGCGGCCATCAGCCGACCGTCGCGGCCTTCCCCGGCTACGGCGGCGAGGACTGGGTCCGGGTGCTCGGACGCGTGCTGATCGTCCCGCCGGTGCGCACACGACGCAGCGGCAAGGAGATCGGCGTGCGCGGCTGGCGCAGCTTCGCCGCCGTCCCGGTCGGCTTCGCACAGGTCTCGGTCACCGTCGACGGCATCACGCACGAGGTCGTCTCCGATCGCGGCGGCGTGATCGACACCGTGCTGCCGGCCAAGCTCGCGCCTGGCTGGCAGACGCTCACGATGACCGTAGAGGGCTCTGATCCCATCGAGACGCGCGTGTTCATCGTGGCGTCCGACACCCGATTCGGCGTGGTGTGCGACGTCGACGACACCGTGATGGTGACCGCGCTTCCTCGCCCCCTGGTCGCGGCGTGGAACTCCTTCGTGGTCAATGAGCATGCCCGCCAGCCCGTACCGGGGATGGCTGTGCTGCTGGAGGGACTCGTGCGCGACAACCCAGGCGCACCGGTGGTCTATCTGTCGACCGGCGCCTGGAACATCGCCCCCACCCTGGAGCGCTTCCTCGGCCGTCACCTGTTCCCGTTGGGCGCGATGCTGCTCACCGATTGGGGGCCGACGCATGATCGGTGGTTCCGCAGCGGCAGAGCGCACAAGCACGAGAACCTGCGGCGCCTGGCGCACGAGTTCCCGCAGGTGAAGTGGCTGCTGATCGGCGACGACGGGCAGCACGACGACGACCTGTACACCTCGTTCACCGTCGATTTCCCCGAGCACGTGACGGCCGTGGCGATCCGCCGGCTGTCCCCTGCCGAAGCAGTGCTCGCCGGTGGCCGGACCGCCGTCGACGATCACTCTGCGGCCACCGTCCCCTGGGTGACCGGCGACGACGGCGCTGCGCTGCGCGACCGGCTCGGCGAAGTCGGGGTGCTCCCTCCCAGCTGA
- the rsfS gene encoding ribosome silencing factor, with protein MTAAPRTHELVQLAAEAADSKGGEDLVAFDVSEPLPLVDAFLLVTGRGERNVAAIADAVEEKMLEAGYKLLRREGRSEARWVLLDFGDLVVHAFHEEERAYYGLERLWNDCPVIPITLPAPASSE; from the coding sequence ATGACGGCTGCGCCGCGCACCCACGAACTGGTCCAACTGGCCGCCGAGGCCGCCGATTCGAAGGGTGGGGAAGACCTCGTAGCCTTCGACGTGTCCGAACCGCTGCCGTTGGTGGACGCCTTCCTGCTCGTGACAGGTCGGGGTGAGCGGAACGTCGCCGCCATCGCCGACGCGGTCGAGGAGAAGATGCTCGAGGCCGGATACAAGCTCCTGCGCCGCGAGGGTCGCTCCGAGGCCCGCTGGGTACTGCTCGATTTCGGCGACCTCGTCGTCCACGCCTTCCACGAAGAGGAGCGCGCCTACTACGGTCTGGAGCGGCTGTGGAACGACTGCCCGGTCATTCCCATCACGCTGCCGGCGCCGGCTTCCTCCGAATAG
- a CDS encoding VTT domain-containing protein has translation MNEFLTSLLDAVQAVDPVVRTLLAGLAIMLETSVLIGLIVPGDTVVIVAGTAVASPLEGLLLVLVVIVGALIGESIGFFLGRWLGPRIRFSWLGRKVGDHNWTRAELYLRRRGGPAIFLSRFLPVLHSLVPLTVGMSGFAYRRFLLWTAPACTLWAFAYVGVAAAAAGSYRELADRLHFAGYLFVGVIVVFLLLVWVAKRVIVAREARHLRIPADVEQTEPDHSQGGMQH, from the coding sequence GTGAACGAGTTCCTCACGTCGCTGCTTGACGCCGTGCAGGCCGTCGACCCGGTCGTGCGGACGCTGCTGGCGGGACTCGCGATCATGCTCGAGACGAGCGTGCTGATCGGCCTCATCGTGCCGGGCGACACCGTCGTGATCGTCGCCGGCACCGCCGTCGCCTCGCCGCTGGAGGGACTGCTCCTCGTGCTGGTCGTGATCGTGGGCGCGCTGATCGGCGAGAGTATCGGGTTCTTCCTGGGGCGGTGGCTCGGGCCCCGGATCCGGTTCTCGTGGCTGGGACGCAAGGTCGGCGACCATAACTGGACGCGTGCGGAGCTGTATCTGCGCCGCCGCGGCGGGCCCGCGATCTTCCTGTCGCGGTTCCTGCCGGTGTTGCACTCGCTCGTGCCTCTAACGGTCGGGATGAGCGGGTTCGCCTACCGGCGATTCCTGCTGTGGACCGCTCCGGCGTGCACACTGTGGGCGTTCGCCTACGTGGGCGTCGCGGCGGCCGCGGCCGGCTCGTATCGAGAGCTCGCCGACCGCCTGCATTTCGCCGGGTATCTCTTCGTCGGCGTCATCGTCGTCTTCCTCCTGCTGGTGTGGGTCGCCAAGCGCGTGATCGTCGCCCGTGAGGCCCGTCACCTGCGGATTCCGGCGGATGTCGAGCAGACAGAGCCAGATCATTCCCAGGGCGGCATGCAACACTGA
- a CDS encoding ComEC/Rec2 family competence protein, which produces MSQRSARRRDLRLVPVALTAWLTAAIAIQLPGSAGPVAAGCGVTGIAALVIASRRARWRTVLSLAAVSLAVAGAAAAHVAIAEPARAAVVSLDHSGGRVLEMRMLVVGKVERSGDGWRFDAQAHRIAYGQHVHTGVVPVEVHVDDAPHGLDLGATVQTRGTAFPADAGERAVLVVRTVESPVVVAGPTGAFAVASALRDGLQQAMDGLPQPAAGLVSGLAVGDTSAVTAELDADMKTSSLSHLTAVSGANCALVVGIAFALAGLVGAPRGIRVAAGLMTLAAFVLLVSPEPSVVRAATMAAVAMLGVLLGRVGAGVSVLSLAVAVLLVVDPWLAASLGFALSAAATGALLLAAGPLADGLTRWMPGPVALALSVPLAAQLACGPLLVLIDARVPLYGVVANILAAPAAPAGTVVGLLACLLAGVPVVGAGLTALAWVPAAWVAATATTMAQLPASSVPWPEGWVGLLLLGLLGAVVLALIAPAPARVRHAAVLVLAALGGLGLGAGPIAGVVDRAATPGGWAIVACDVGQGDAVLVRSAAAVALIDAGPDPGPLSRCLDRFGIDRIDLLVLTHFDADHRGGSDAVAGRVDRVLHGPSSGAADDRLLAQLADAGASLMPAQAGQSGNLGDAHWRVLWPRPRDRVYPSGNDASVVISVAGGGVPATIFLGDLSAASQRALLATGRVPAAAIVKVAHHGSADQDDALYRSIGPRLALVTVGENDYGHPRQEILSTLTSLGATIVRTDVAGDVAAWVVGERLQVWRSRAEAGSPDAQMSPTLSRLGP; this is translated from the coding sequence GTGAGCCAGCGGTCGGCGCGCCGCCGCGACCTGCGCCTCGTCCCGGTCGCGCTGACGGCATGGCTGACAGCCGCCATCGCGATCCAGCTGCCCGGCTCGGCGGGACCGGTGGCGGCCGGATGCGGCGTGACGGGCATCGCCGCTCTCGTGATCGCGTCGCGCCGCGCTCGCTGGCGCACCGTCCTGTCGCTTGCCGCGGTGTCGCTCGCCGTCGCCGGGGCCGCGGCGGCACATGTCGCGATCGCCGAGCCCGCTCGTGCCGCGGTCGTGAGCCTGGACCATTCCGGCGGGCGCGTGCTCGAGATGCGCATGCTCGTCGTCGGCAAGGTCGAGCGCAGCGGCGACGGCTGGCGATTCGACGCGCAGGCACACCGCATCGCGTACGGGCAGCACGTGCACACCGGGGTGGTGCCCGTGGAGGTCCACGTCGACGACGCGCCTCACGGGCTCGATCTCGGCGCAACCGTCCAGACGCGCGGCACAGCGTTCCCGGCCGATGCCGGTGAGCGCGCCGTCCTGGTGGTGCGCACGGTCGAGTCGCCGGTCGTCGTGGCAGGTCCAACGGGTGCATTCGCGGTGGCATCCGCTCTGCGCGACGGTCTGCAGCAGGCGATGGACGGTCTTCCGCAGCCGGCCGCGGGCCTCGTCTCCGGTCTCGCCGTCGGCGACACGTCGGCGGTGACCGCCGAGCTGGATGCCGACATGAAGACGTCGTCGCTGTCCCACCTCACCGCCGTCTCCGGGGCGAACTGCGCGCTCGTCGTGGGCATCGCGTTCGCCCTCGCGGGCCTGGTCGGCGCGCCGCGCGGCATCCGCGTGGCCGCGGGACTGATGACACTCGCGGCGTTCGTGCTGCTGGTGTCGCCGGAGCCGAGCGTGGTGCGGGCCGCGACGATGGCCGCCGTCGCGATGCTCGGCGTCCTCCTCGGCCGGGTCGGCGCCGGCGTCTCCGTCCTCTCGCTCGCGGTCGCCGTGCTGCTGGTCGTCGACCCGTGGCTGGCGGCATCGCTCGGGTTCGCCCTGTCAGCGGCGGCGACCGGGGCGTTGCTGCTGGCGGCAGGCCCCCTGGCCGACGGCCTGACGAGATGGATGCCGGGGCCCGTCGCCCTCGCCCTGTCGGTGCCCCTCGCGGCGCAACTGGCCTGCGGGCCGCTGCTGGTGCTCATCGACGCCCGTGTGCCGCTGTACGGCGTGGTGGCGAACATCCTGGCGGCACCGGCCGCGCCGGCGGGCACGGTCGTGGGGCTGCTGGCGTGCCTGCTCGCGGGTGTGCCGGTGGTCGGCGCCGGGCTGACAGCGCTGGCCTGGGTGCCTGCGGCGTGGGTCGCCGCGACCGCGACGACCATGGCACAGCTGCCCGCGAGCAGTGTGCCGTGGCCGGAGGGATGGGTCGGTCTGCTGTTGCTCGGGCTGCTCGGTGCTGTCGTGCTGGCGCTCATCGCCCCGGCGCCCGCGCGAGTGCGGCACGCCGCGGTGCTGGTGCTCGCCGCCCTCGGCGGGCTCGGGCTGGGTGCGGGCCCCATCGCGGGTGTGGTCGACCGTGCGGCCACCCCGGGCGGATGGGCGATCGTGGCCTGCGATGTCGGGCAGGGAGACGCCGTGCTCGTGCGCTCGGCCGCCGCCGTGGCGCTCATCGACGCCGGTCCCGATCCGGGGCCGCTCAGCCGCTGCCTCGACCGCTTCGGCATCGACCGCATCGATCTGCTGGTGCTCACGCACTTCGACGCCGATCATCGTGGCGGCAGCGACGCGGTCGCCGGGCGGGTGGACCGCGTGCTGCACGGCCCGTCTTCGGGGGCGGCGGACGACCGGCTGCTGGCGCAGCTCGCCGACGCCGGCGCATCCCTCATGCCCGCGCAGGCCGGCCAGAGCGGGAACCTCGGCGACGCGCACTGGCGCGTCTTGTGGCCGCGGCCGCGGGATCGTGTCTACCCGTCCGGAAACGACGCGAGCGTCGTGATCTCGGTCGCCGGCGGCGGCGTGCCGGCGACGATCTTCCTCGGCGACCTCTCGGCGGCGTCGCAGCGCGCGCTCCTGGCCACCGGCCGGGTGCCGGCGGCGGCGATCGTGAAGGTCGCCCATCACGGCAGCGCCGATCAGGACGACGCTCTCTACCGCAGCATCGGCCCCCGCCTCGCCCTGGTGACCGTCGGGGAGAACGACTACGGCCACCCGCGGCAGGAGATCCTGAGCACGCTCACCTCGCTCGGCGCGACGATCGTCCGCACCGACGTGGCGGGAGACGTGGCGGCGTGGGTGGTCGGCGAGCGGCTCCAGGTGTGGCGATCGCGGGCGGAGGCCGGCTCGCCCGACGCTCAGATGTCTCCGACCCTCAGTAGGCTGGGACCATGA